The DNA window TCGACTGCGCTGATCAGGTTTTCTTCTGGATTGCCAGAGCTGAATTCCTGATTGTCGAAGAATGTAAACATGCCCTGCATGTTCACGGTCATGATCAGGTAAAGGATGTCGTCCTTATCCTTGATGTATTTGTACATCAACGGCACGGACAGACCTGCCTCACGTGCAATTTCACGCATTGTAGAATTGCCGAACCCATGGCGGGCAATGACTTTGCAAGCGCCTTCGAAAATTTGCAATCGCCGCATTTCAGCGGTGCTGGAAAGAGCTTCTTTTCCTGTGGCAGCGGTCTTTTCGGACCTGTCTACGGCCGCAGCCTGATCTTCGGGCGCGGGTTCCTTGACCTGAAAGACACATAGTGCTTCTGCCACATTTCGTTTCTTAGAAGAGCCTTCGGTGAGCTGCGATAGGATCACCCGGCAGACCTGCTGATCCGCCCCTTTGGCGGACAGCCGTGTTGATTTTGCAACAAGTGATTCCCCAGAAGGCGGCGCGAGGGTCGAAACTGTGCTTGTGATCAGTTGTAGTTCGCCGTCAACATCACGTTCCAGCTCGTGGCGGGCAGCCTCGAGCGCGAGAGACGAAAAAGCACTATCGCTTTGTTTTTTCGATATGAAATCAGCCATTTGTGCTGATGAATACGAATACATTCTTCGCCCCAGGTTCCCTTACGTTGCATGCATACGATGCGTGGCTCAGCGGTGGTTGTCCAGCGAGATTCCTTGGTCTAGAGTGAAAAAGGAGTGACCGTTCACTAAATTTCCTGACGAAGGGTCATTTCTAAACCTCTGTAACATATCAACAAAATTTGTTTGACGACACCGTGTTTTCAGGTGAAGGTTAGTGAACGTTCATTATAGCGGGGAAGCGCGCCATGAAATTCAAGATTCTTGCCATCCCGTTCGCTCGGCAACATGGCGAAGACGCCCAACTTGCCGGTCGCGATCCGGGTCGATTCAACAAGATGATGCACACGCTGCGGGACCAGATGGTTCTGGCAGAAGAGCTGGGATACGAAGGGTTCTGTTTGACCGAGCATCACATGCAGGTCGAAGGGGTGGAATGCACCACCAACCCGCTGTTCTGGAACATGTACATCGCGCAGCACACCAAGAACTTTAAGGTGGGTCAGCTGGGTATGAACCTGACCGCGATGAACCCGATCACCACGGCGGAAAACATCGCGATGCTCGACCATATGACAGGCGGTCGAGTGTTTGCGGGCTTCTCTCGTGGCAACACCCCTCGTTGGACCGCAACCATGGGGCAGCACCTGGACATCACCTCGGCCGAGTCAGACAAGTCCGAGGCGGATCAGCGCAACCGCCGCGCCATGTACGAGAACTGGCGCCTGATCAAATCGCTCTGGACCGACGATCTGACCGAGCATCAGGGCGAGTTTTGGAACTTCCCGTCGAATGTTGAATGGGAATTCAATCCGACCAAACTCTGGGGTGGTGACAACCCGGTTGATGAAAACAAGGTCCTGCGCAAATCGGGCATCGTTCCGCGTCCGCTGCAGCAACCGCACCCCAAGGTCTATGCGCCCTTCTCCTACTCGATGGAAACCGCACGGTTCTGGGCCTCTGAAGGCGCCAAGATGGTGTCGTTCGTGACCGCCGACAAAGAAGAGTTCATGCCGGTCATTCTGGAACAGTGTCTGGCGGCCGCGCATGAAAAGGGTCTGACAGAGACAACCAACAACGACGTTCTGGCGTTGGGTGGTCACCTGCTGATGGGTAAAACCCCGGAAAAGACCAAGCAATACCGCGGCATGTTCGACGAGTTGTGGGGCAAAGCCTATGACGCGCCGCCCTATCACGTGCCGTTGGGCCGTGTCTGGGATGGTTCGCGTCAACAGGTTGTGGATCAGATCAGTGAACTGGCCGAGCGCTATCAGATTGATGAGTTCTTTGTCTGGCACCACGTGAACTATTTCGGCGACGACATCGAGCAAGAGGCTCTGATCGAGTTCTCCGAAGGTGTCATCAAGCAGGTCAACGGCTGATCGCCACGGTCGGGCCGCAACGCCCGACCCCTATGACAAGGGAGGTCGCCATGACCCAAGACAATACGCAAGAGCTGTTCAAGCAGGGCATGCAACTGCTGGCGGCCTCGACCACCATTATCACGTCCGAGCATGACGGCGCGCGCGCAGGCATGGCGGCCACGGCTGTGACCTCGCTGGCGGCGGACCCGCCATCGCTGCTGATCTGCACCAATCGCACGGCGCGCACGTTCGACTACATCATGGGGTCGAACAAGTTTGCTGTGAACGTGGTGCCCGACAGCCTGACAGATGTGGTTGGTGCGTTCTCTTCGAAAGAGGACAAGGAAAAGCAGTTCCAGATGGCCGGTACATGGGAACGGTCGGCGGGCGGTTTGCCGATCCTGAAAGAGGCGGTCGCCTCGTTTGAATGCACGGTCAGCGAATGGACAGACGCGCACACGCATCGGGTCTTCTTTGGCTTGGTGGATGCTGTGCACCTGAACCCGCAAGCCTCGGCGCTGATCTATGCGCAACGTGGCTTTTACAAACTCGCGCCGGTGGCGGCGTAACCCCGTTGGAGGACAAGATGGCGGATATCGCAACACTCGAAGCCATGATGCAGGATTATATGATCGGCCTGCACGAAGGTGATGTCGCAGCAATCGACAAGCAGTTTCTGCCCGAATGTGATCTGTGCTGTGTCAATGATGATGGCAGCTATGTCCACATGACGCTGCAGCAGTACAAGGACCTGGTCGCTGGCCGCAAAAGCCCCAAGGAGTTGGGTTATCCTGTCTATGGCCACGTGGTGCACATCGACCAGTCGGGTCCCAACACAGCGTTCGTGAAAATCGACTGTGCGGTGCAGCCCAAATACTTCATTGACTACCTGTCTCTGATCAAGACCAACGGCGAATGGAAAATCGCCTCTAAGGTCTACTACGTGAAGAAGTACGAAGAGTAACAAACCCTTAGCCTGTCCGAGACGATTATGACCGTGTCCGTGTCCCATCTATCTGCGGTCGAAATGACCGATCTGTTCCGACGCCGCGAGCTGTCGCCGGTTGAGGCCCTGACAGCAACGCTGGCCCGGATCGAAGAGGTCAATCCAAAGATCAATGCGATCTATCACATCGACCGTGATGGAGCATTGGCGCAGGCAAAGGCATCCGAACTCCGTTGGCGCGACGGCGCGCCCTTGGGTTGGCTCGATGGGGTGCCAACCACGATCAAGGACGCGCTGGAAACCAACGGTCTGCCGGCCCATCGTGGGTCGGCAGCTGGCAGCGGGGTGATCCACTCCTCCGATCACCCCACTGTCGCAAGAATGCGCGACAGCGGCGCTGTCATCGTCGGCAAGAACACCATGTGTGACTATGGCATCCTGGCGGCAGGTGTCAGCTCGTACCACGGCGTTACTCGCAACCCCTGGGATCTGAGCAAGACCACTGGCGCGTCCTCCTCTGGGGCCTCGGCCAGCGTCTGCGCCGGGATCGAACCGGTGTCGATTGGCACCGACATCGTCGGTTCCATCCGTCTGCCGGCCTCTTACTGTGGTCTTGTGGGGCACAAGCCGTCTTATGGCCGCGTGCCGTACTATTTCCAAGGTAGCCCCGTTCTGGTCGCGGGTCCCTTGGCACGCTCGATCACCGACGTGGCGCTGCACATGAACGTGCTGACCGGCGCGGATGCGCGTGACTTCTCGGCCCTTCCGCGTGACGGTGTGGACTATGTTGCCGAGCTTGACCGTTTTG is part of the Falsiruegeria litorea R37 genome and encodes:
- a CDS encoding TetR/AcrR family transcriptional regulator, encoding MADFISKKQSDSAFSSLALEAARHELERDVDGELQLITSTVSTLAPPSGESLVAKSTRLSAKGADQQVCRVILSQLTEGSSKKRNVAEALCVFQVKEPAPEDQAAAVDRSEKTAATGKEALSSTAEMRRLQIFEGACKVIARHGFGNSTMREIAREAGLSVPLMYKYIKDKDDILYLIMTVNMQGMFTFFDNQEFSSGNPEENLISAVDKYIDYIGENRKYINLVYSETRSLSAENRMKVFDTERDFMRRWQAIIDDGVEKGFFRPVNTELLSNFIYFLCTVWALRHWSIGHFPVDEVKTALHEFVLTGLLKVEN
- a CDS encoding LLM class flavin-dependent oxidoreductase, producing the protein MKFKILAIPFARQHGEDAQLAGRDPGRFNKMMHTLRDQMVLAEELGYEGFCLTEHHMQVEGVECTTNPLFWNMYIAQHTKNFKVGQLGMNLTAMNPITTAENIAMLDHMTGGRVFAGFSRGNTPRWTATMGQHLDITSAESDKSEADQRNRRAMYENWRLIKSLWTDDLTEHQGEFWNFPSNVEWEFNPTKLWGGDNPVDENKVLRKSGIVPRPLQQPHPKVYAPFSYSMETARFWASEGAKMVSFVTADKEEFMPVILEQCLAAAHEKGLTETTNNDVLALGGHLLMGKTPEKTKQYRGMFDELWGKAYDAPPYHVPLGRVWDGSRQQVVDQISELAERYQIDEFFVWHHVNYFGDDIEQEALIEFSEGVIKQVNG
- a CDS encoding flavin reductase family protein, which codes for MTQDNTQELFKQGMQLLAASTTIITSEHDGARAGMAATAVTSLAADPPSLLICTNRTARTFDYIMGSNKFAVNVVPDSLTDVVGAFSSKEDKEKQFQMAGTWERSAGGLPILKEAVASFECTVSEWTDAHTHRVFFGLVDAVHLNPQASALIYAQRGFYKLAPVAA
- a CDS encoding nuclear transport factor 2 family protein, whose product is MADIATLEAMMQDYMIGLHEGDVAAIDKQFLPECDLCCVNDDGSYVHMTLQQYKDLVAGRKSPKELGYPVYGHVVHIDQSGPNTAFVKIDCAVQPKYFIDYLSLIKTNGEWKIASKVYYVKKYEE
- a CDS encoding amidase family protein; translation: MTDLFRRRELSPVEALTATLARIEEVNPKINAIYHIDRDGALAQAKASELRWRDGAPLGWLDGVPTTIKDALETNGLPAHRGSAAGSGVIHSSDHPTVARMRDSGAVIVGKNTMCDYGILAAGVSSYHGVTRNPWDLSKTTGASSSGASASVCAGIEPVSIGTDIVGSIRLPASYCGLVGHKPSYGRVPYYFQGSPVLVAGPLARSITDVALHMNVLTGADARDFSALPRDGVDYVAELDRFDPAGKRALVITELGIGEPVAEDVANAIVRAGEALRGQGVHVDRLDTVPFERGEWEPAELFYMVRTLSELSQHPDAEQRKTPVIYDWTRRALELTALDHHANFFATQLLRERTLNLIKGYDFLILPSTPDTAFDAELPGSDPTRIFESWANTFLLNLTEQPGSNVPMGLDRNGLPIGVQIIGQRYDDVGVLGLSHVLEQAVGRLTPPKL